The proteins below are encoded in one region of Myxocyprinus asiaticus isolate MX2 ecotype Aquarium Trade chromosome 13, UBuf_Myxa_2, whole genome shotgun sequence:
- the LOC127449825 gene encoding trichohyalin-like, with the protein MSDTVSEVSEMEENAEHDYSNTSKSVSGKQKLNLVLCGRDGSLKVTMSKLIRGTKKNIFTAQRGSSKFCVIKEEKVDGRLITLVELPALSQLSEEEVMHQFLHCVSLCHPGVHVFLLIIPDAPLTDEDKAEMEEIQRIFDSREHFMMLFTSNDTVNRGVEDVIKSSTEYQRLISLCEGRYHVIGLKEHKNSKQISELLDYIENLKTEPYSLHMYVKAQEKRVRQELEQKYKEELKRMEKKIKELQEKIQSCGAEGETDDLKCFRIVLIGRTGSGKSATGNTILGHKEFNSQSSTDSVTTDCQKAVGEVDGKSVAVVDTPGLFDTTLSNEQVVEEIVKCVSLSAPGPHVFIIALSLGRFTKEEMDTLNLIKKVFGPKAAQFSIVLFTRGDDLEDQSIEVYVKKSNSAELKKLIRDCGNRFLVFNNKEKQDRTQVTKLINMIEEVKNSNQGRYFTNEMFEEAEMSIKKRMEEILKEKDREIQAQKEELRVQYDMELKKRLEEEKRRADAERVQMENKLREKEESLRKEFKEKEEAEKKKQVMENQKRSEEEKQQKAEYHQKIEEMKREIENQRSQYEKQQKEREEEDRKREEKYKQEQEKMKNEQEHIIEELKKRQEEDNKKRDLEERKRSEQEEKERQEWERKIKEAENDRKEIQEDIKQQQREWVEDKKREMREREEEEINRKKKHEDQLREKQEELENMRKKFVREREEERQKREDERQQERREKEKKEREYEEKKDEMKRHYEQLEQKMKEEWERRKREDDERREEERKKWEKKIEDLKQEREEEIKRRDKEERDRREREVTEREQMKQKHEEEMQKMKKKYEDEARKQAEEFNDFQNKTYTWHRFYRGINICSIL; encoded by the exons ATGTCAGACACTGTCAGTGAAG tgagTGAAATGGAGGAGAATGCAGAGCATGATTACTCAAACA CATCAAAAAGTGTATCTGGAAAACAAAAGCTGAACTTAGTGCTGTGTGGAAGGGATGGATCACTAAAGGTCACCATGTCAAAACTTATAAGAGggacaaagaaaaatattttcacaGCACAGAGAGGGAGCAGTAAATTTTGTGTGATAAAGGAGGAGAAGGTAGATGGACGTCTGATCACTCTGGTGGAGCTTCCAGCTCTTTCTCAGCTCTCAGAGGAGGAAGTGATGCATCAATTTCTTCACTGTGTGTCACTCTGTCATCCTGGAGTTCATGTTTTCCTCCTCATTATTCCTGATGCTCCACTCACTGATGAAGACAAAGCAGAAATGGAAGAGATCCAGAGAATATTTGACTCCAGAGAGCACTTCATGATGCTTTTCACTTCTAATGACACTGTTAATAGAGGAGTTGAAGATGTCATAAAGTCCAGCACAGAATATCAGAGATTAATCAGTCTCTGTGAAGGTCGATACCACGTGATAGGGTTAAAGGAACATAAAAACTCCAAACAGATCTCAGAACTGCTGGATTACATAGAGAACTTGAAGACTGAACCCTATTCACTTCACATGTATGTGAAAGCTCAAGAGAAGAGAGTCAGACAAGAATTGGAGCAGAAATATAAAGAAGAACTGAAGAGAATGGAGAAGAAAATCAAAGAACTACAAGAGAAGATTCAGTCATGTG GCGCTGAAGGTGAAACCGATGATCTGAAGTGTTTCAGAATTGTTCTGATCGGGAGGACTGGAAGTGGAAAGAGTGCAACAGGAAACACTATTCTGGGACACAAGGAGTTTAATAGCCAATCTAGCACAGATTCAGTGACGACTGATTGTCAGAAGGCAGTTGGTGAAGTTGATGGTAAATCAGTAGCTGTTGTTGATACTCCAGGACTCTTTGACACAACACTGTCAAATGAACAAGTGGTAGAAGAAATCGTGAAATGTGTTTCACTGTCAGCACCTGGACCTCATGTCTTCATCATTGCGTTGAGTTTGGGAAGATTCACCAAAGAAGAGATGGACACTTTAAATCTGATAAAGAAGGTCTTTGGTCCAAAAGCTGCACAGTTCAGTATTGTTCTGTTCACTAGAGGAGATGATCTTGAGGATCAGTCCATAGAAGTTTATGTGAAGAAAAGCAACTCTGCAGAACTCAAGAAACTGATCAGAGACTGTGGAAACAGATTCCTGGTTttcaacaacaaagaaaaacaagatCGAACTCAAGTGACTAAGCTGATAAATATGATAGAAGAGGTGAAGAATTCTAATCAGGGTCGATATTTTACTAATGAAATGTTTGAGGAGGCAGAGATGTCCATTAAAAAGAGAATGGAGGAAATACTgaaagagaaagatagagaaaTCCAGGCTCAGAAAGAGGAATTACGAGTCCAATATGACATGGAACTCAAGAAGAGACTAGAGGAAGAGAAAAGAAGAGCAGATGCGGAAAGAGTGCAGATGGAGAATAAAttgagagaaaaagaggaaagtCTTAGAAAAGAGTTTAAGGAGAAAGAAGaggcagaaaaaaagaaacaagtgATGGAGAACCAGAAACGATCAGAggaggaaaaacaacaaaaagcagaatatcatcaaaaaatagaagagatgaagagagagattGAAAATCAGAGATCACAGTATGaaaaacagcagaaagaaagagaagaggaagatagaaagagagaagagaaatACAAACAAGAACAAGAAAAGATGAAAAATGAACAAGAACACATCATAGAAGAGTTAAAAAAGAGACAAGAAGAGGACAATAAAAAGAGAGATTTGGAGGAAAGAAAGAGGAGTgaacaagaagaaaaagaaagacaagaatgggagagaaaaataaaagaggCTGAAAATGACAGAAAAGAGATTCAAGAGGACATTAAACAACAACAGAGAGAATGGGTGGAGGACAAGAAAAGAGAGATGAGAGAACGAGAGGAAGaagaaataaatagaaaaaagaaacacGAGGATCAGCTGAGAGAAAAACAAGAAGAACTGGAGAACATGAGAAAGAAATTcgtcagagagagagaagaagaaagaCAGAAGAGAGAGGACGAGAGACAacaagagagaagagaaaaagaaaagaaagagagagagtatgaAGAAAAGAAAGATGAAATGAAAAGACATTATGAGCAGCTGGAACAAAAGATGAAAGAGGAGTGGGAGAGAAGAAAACGAGAGGATGATGAGAGgagagaagaagagagaaagaaatgggAGAAAAAGATTGAAGATCTGAAACAAGAGCGAGAGGAAGAGATCAAGAGAAGAGAtaaagaggagagagacagaagaGAAAGAGAAGTGACAGAGCGTGAACAGATGAAACAGAAACATGAAGAGGAAATgcagaagatgaagaagaaatatgAAGATGAAGCCAGAAAACAAGCAGAAGAATTTAATGATTTCCAAAACAAGACTTATACATGGCATAGGTTTTATAGAGGCATAAATATCTGTTCGATTCTGTAG